caaaaaggacctatatgtacaaaaatatttatagcggctcattttgtggtggcaaagaattgcaaattgagtggatgcccatcaattggagaatggatgaagAAGTTGTCATGTATGATCATGATtgaaactattgtgctataagaaactataagcaggatgttctcagaaaaacctggaaagacatacatgaactgatgcaaagtgagatgagcagaatcaggagaacattgtacatagtaacagcagtacTGTATGATGATCGACTATGAATggcagctattctcagcaatacaatgatccaagacaaactaaaggacttaagatgaaaatgttatccatccccagagaaagaactgatgaagtctgaatacagTTTGAAGCAtgccttttattctttatttatttttcttgggttgttgttgtgttggtttgagttttcttccacaacatgacaaaaacggaaatatattttgcacgactacacatgtataaactatatcaaactgcttgccttctcaatgagcaaagagagaaaggagagagagaatttggaactcaaaatttcataaaactgaatgttaaaaattgttttacttgtaattaggaaaaaataaaatactaaataaatatagcaaaaaataagtagaattggccaaatggaaaagggagcacaaaaattcactgaggaaaataattccttaaaaattagaatcaggcaagtggaaactattgacttcatgagacatcaagaaacattaaaacagCTTTTCCCCAAGATGGCGCCgaaggtgaagaaggaagccgttgtcccccccaagacagaggccaagtccaaggccttgaaggccaagaaggcggtgttgaagggtgtccacagccacaaaaaCAAGAAGATCCGAACATCCCCCACCTTTTGgcgacccaagacactaagacttcgaaggcagcccaaataccctcggAAAAGTGCCCCTCAGAGAAACAAGTTGGATCACTATGCtatcattaagttccccttgaccactgagtctgctatgaagaagattgaggacaacaacaccctagtcttcattgtggacgTCAGAAccaacaagcatcagataaagcaggcggtaaagaagctgtatgacatcggtgtggccaaggtcaacacactgatccggcctgatggagagaagaaggcctatgtccgacttgctccagactacaatgctttagatgttgccaacaaaactggaatcatctaaactgtgtccagctatcccactccacctacaataaaaagttttccagtaaaaaaaaaaaaaagaaagaaacattaaaacaaaagactgaaaaaacagAATCCTTGAAGTTAAGTAGCAAAGCAAAAGtgaggatgactggcaatggcccaggatacaatggatgaccttggcatcttcagtgtctgaccaagctctaggtgctccacagtgcttgcttcagttgccttcatggacATTATCTGCCCACTGTGCCAGGGgtagtcttcacatgtttggtgCAGACATTCCCTTAACTCACCAATAGTTAGACATCCTatcagttacccttaacctgaTAGTtttttactagggtgtggctgctgtgcatgctgcagtttcttggagccacaagtgagagttgagtgTAAGGTGGACAttaaaggtggataagcagctaTGAAAAGTGCTTGGCAAgttctcacaccagaggtgctagtccttcttGAACAACCATACATCCTtggtagtggtactgctgggcaacaattccaaaagactcatgacagaaaatgttaTCCACGTTAACAGAAAGAACTATAGAATTTCAATGCTGATCAAAgcttattattttcacttttttgtttttttttttgtttttgggttttccctttttgttctgtttcttctttcacaacatgattaatatggaaatattttccatgattgcacatggataacctatatcagactgcttgccatcttgggaagggaaggaaaatagaaacatatgaaactcaaaatcctataaaaattgATGTAGAAAACTAtatttacacgtaattggaaaaaataaaatactatttataaaaaaaaacaatttgttgaaaccaaaaaaaaaaaaaagaaaaaagaagaacaaatttttctccagaatgattggaccacgtcacaactccaccagcaatgcattagtgtctcaatttttcccacactccctccagcatttatcatttctcttttatgtcatgttagtcaatctgataggtatgagatagtacctcagagttgttttaatttgcatttccctagtCAACAGTGATTTATataattttcatatgactatgaatagctttgatttcttcttccaaaactgcctgttcgtatcctttgaccatttattaattgatgaatgatgc
This region of Trichosurus vulpecula isolate mTriVul1 chromosome 3, mTriVul1.pri, whole genome shotgun sequence genomic DNA includes:
- the LOC118844595 gene encoding 60S ribosomal protein L23a-like gives rise to the protein MAPKVKKEAVVPPKTEAKSKALKAKKAVLKGVHSHKNKKIRTSPTFWRPKTLRLRRQPKYPRKSAPQRNKLDHYAIIKFPLTTESAMKKIEDNNTLVFIVDVRTNKHQIKQAVKKLYDIGVAKVNTLIRPDGEKKAYVRLAPDYNALDVANKTGII